From the genome of Triticum aestivum cultivar Chinese Spring chromosome 3B, IWGSC CS RefSeq v2.1, whole genome shotgun sequence, one region includes:
- the LOC123071887 gene encoding histone deacetylase HDT2, producing MTENHRFWGVVVKPGETVKCDPGDSYYHISTIALEAGKAEEDVQVFVKIDDTRIMLGTLSVDNHPHVLADLVFKKEFELLHSSMTSNISFMGYKFDIMKRSHSCTKQDAESDEEVPLAIPLDFNTDGYKNNEAAHGANNLIAPRPADAPSSIPMAKVEGTNSPGKQKGDDKDKTGMQNSSDGVDNESSDQDVDYPRKRTKDDYNPMETPLNTPQGKRAKIATPTTGNKTGYVHVATPHPAAKQARKSGDHVHVATPHPAIKQARKSGDHVHVATPHPAAKQAHKSGEHVHVATPHPAAKQARKSVDRVHVATPHPAAKQACKSGDHVHVVTPHPAAKHARKTLENNDDKSKQSAGHVCNSCNRTFSSLKGLGDHSRAKHGDAK from the exons ATGACGGAGAACCACCGCTTCTGGG GAGTGGTCGTCAAACCTGGAGAGACAGTGAAGTGTGACCCAGGAGATTCATATTATCACATTTCGACG ATAGCATTGGAGGCTGGCAAGGCAGAAGAGGATGTGCAAGTTTTCGTTAAAATTGACGATACAAGGATTATGCTTGGCACACTTTCAgttgataatcatcctcatgtctTAGCTGATCTGGTGTTCAAAAAGGAGTTTGAGCTGTTGCACTCCTCAATGACCAGCAACATCAGCTTTATGGGCTACAAATTTGATATTATGAAAAG ATCTCACTCATGTACTAAACAAG ATGCTGAATCTGACGAGGAGGTTCCATTGGCTATTCCACTAGACTTCAATACAGACG GTTACAAAAACAATGAAGCCGCACATGGTGCCAATAATCTTATTGCACCAAGGCCTGCTGATGCTCCATCCTCTATACCAATGGCTAAAGTTGAGGGAACAAATAGTCCTGGAAAGCAAAAGGGAGATGATAAG GATAAGACTGGTATGCAGAATTCCAGTGATGGCGTTGATAATGAGAGTTCTGATCAAGATGTGGATTATCCTCGAAAG AGAACAAAGGACGATTATAATCCAATGGAAACACCTCTGAATACACCCCAGGGGAAGAGGGCAAAGATAGCAACACCAACTACGGGCAACAAAACTG GCTATGTCCACGTTGCGACCCCTCATCCGGCAGCAAAACAGGCTCGCAAGTCAGGCGACCATGTCCACGTTGCGACCCCTCATCCGGCAATAAAACAGGCTCGTAAGTCAGGTGACCATGTCCACGTCGCGACCCCTCATCCAGCAGCAAAACAGGCTCATAAGTCAGGTGAACATGTCCATGTCGCAACCCCTCATCCAGCAGCAAAACAGGCTCGTAAGTCAGTTGACCGCGTCCACGTCGCGACCCCTCATCCGGCAGCAAAACAGGCTTGTAAGTCAGGTGACCACGTCCATGTCGTGACCCCTCATCCAGCAGCAAAACATGCAAGGAAGACACTTGAAAACAATGATGACAAGTCTAAGCAATCCGCTGGCCACGTCTGCAACTCATGCAACAG GACTTTCAGCTCCTTGAAGGGTCTTGGAGATCATTCCAGGGCGAAGCATGGCGACGCCAAGTAA
- the LOC123066145 gene encoding histone deacetylase HDT2 isoform X2 codes for MKFWGVEVKPGQTVYCDPGEGRVVHLTQVALGETEKRSVGIPVSAKIGDQKGVIGTLSAENHPQILCDLIFEKQFELSHSSKTASVFACGYKIPKHNCTSDSSESDSSESDSSEFDSSESDSSEDEVETVNNQVANPIVGNVAKPPTTKDDKKVTDNHDSGEDDSDFYSTDSDDYDDDGYSSLDTDSEEDGTSSEEMDTSSKEEDKDSPKPEDGKKAVAETALKTPASDDTSSKEGSSDEEDKNTPKPEVGTKRAAETALETPAPDKKAKIETPSGQDTDDKKIVHVATPHPAKQADKAPGNSKQHLKSKYVGGAHACKSCSRTFGSASALQSHEKAKHA; via the exons ATGAAGTTCTGGG GTGTGGAAGTGAAGCCGGGACAGACAGTTTATTGCGACCCTGGTGAAGGGCGTGTTGTTCATCTCACACAG GTTGCCCTGGGTGAAACAGAGAAAAGAAGTGTCGGCATACCAGTATCTGCTAAAATTGGTGATCAGAAGGGGGTCATTGGAACTCTGTCGGCTGAAAATCACCCTCAGATTCTTTGTGATTTGATCTTTGAGAAACAGTTTGAGCTATCACACAGTTCAAAAACTGCCAGTGTGTTTGCGTGTGGTTACAAGATTCCCAAGCATAACTGCACGTCTGATTCTAGCGAATCTGATTCTAGCGAATCTGATTCTAGCGAGTTTGATTCCAGCGAGTCTGATTCTAGCGAAGATGAAGTGGAAACTGTAAACAATCAAGTGGCCAATCCTATTGTTG GCAATGTGGCAAAGCCTCCGACAACAAAGGATGATAAAAAGGTTACAGATAACCATGACAGTGGTGAGGATGATAGTGATTTTTATTCTACAGATTCAGATGAT TACGACGATGATGGGTACAGTAGCTTAGATACCGATTCTGAAGAGGATGGTACCAGTAGTGAAGAGATGGATACCAGTAGCAAAGAGGAGGACAAAGACAGTCCTAAG CCTGAGGATGGCAAGAAAGCGGTGGCCGAGACTGCCTTGAAGACACCTGCCTCTGACGACACCAGTAGCAAAGAGGGTTCAAGTGATGAGGAAGACAAAAACACTCCTAAG CCTGAGGTTGGCACGAAGAGGGCGGCCGAAACCGCCTTGGAGACGCCTGCTCCTGACAAGAAGGCAAAGATTGAAACACCATCTGGCCAGGACACAG ATGACAAGAAGATTGTCCATGTGGCAACTCCCCATCCAGCAAAGCAGGCCGACAAGGCGCCTGGGAACAGCAAGCAACATCTCAAGTCCAAATATGTCGGCGGCGCCCACGCCTGCAAGTCGTGCAGCAG GACATTCGGCAGTGCTTCGGCGCTCCAATCCCATGAGAAGGCGAAGCACGCTTGA
- the LOC123066145 gene encoding histone deacetylase HDT1 isoform X1 — protein MKFWGVEVKPGQTVYCDPGEGRVVHLTQVALGETEKRSVGIPVSAKIGDQKGVIGTLSAENHPQILCDLIFEKQFELSHSSKTASVFACGYKIPKHNCTSDSSESDSSESDSSEFDSSESDSSEDEVETVNNQVANPIVGNVAKPPTTKDDKKVTDNHDSGEDDSDFYSTDSDDYDDDGYSSLDTDSEEDGTSSEEMDTSSKEEDKDSPKPEDGKKAVAETALKTPASDDTSSKEGSSDEEDKNTPKPEDGEKTVGAETALKTPASDDTSNKEGTSDQEDKNTPKPEVGTKRAAETALETPAPDKKAKIETPSGQDTDDKKIVHVATPHPAKQADKAPGNSKQHLKSKYVGGAHACKSCSRTFGSASALQSHEKAKHA, from the exons ATGAAGTTCTGGG GTGTGGAAGTGAAGCCGGGACAGACAGTTTATTGCGACCCTGGTGAAGGGCGTGTTGTTCATCTCACACAG GTTGCCCTGGGTGAAACAGAGAAAAGAAGTGTCGGCATACCAGTATCTGCTAAAATTGGTGATCAGAAGGGGGTCATTGGAACTCTGTCGGCTGAAAATCACCCTCAGATTCTTTGTGATTTGATCTTTGAGAAACAGTTTGAGCTATCACACAGTTCAAAAACTGCCAGTGTGTTTGCGTGTGGTTACAAGATTCCCAAGCATAACTGCACGTCTGATTCTAGCGAATCTGATTCTAGCGAATCTGATTCTAGCGAGTTTGATTCCAGCGAGTCTGATTCTAGCGAAGATGAAGTGGAAACTGTAAACAATCAAGTGGCCAATCCTATTGTTG GCAATGTGGCAAAGCCTCCGACAACAAAGGATGATAAAAAGGTTACAGATAACCATGACAGTGGTGAGGATGATAGTGATTTTTATTCTACAGATTCAGATGAT TACGACGATGATGGGTACAGTAGCTTAGATACCGATTCTGAAGAGGATGGTACCAGTAGTGAAGAGATGGATACCAGTAGCAAAGAGGAGGACAAAGACAGTCCTAAG CCTGAGGATGGCAAGAAAGCGGTGGCCGAGACTGCCTTGAAGACACCTGCCTCTGACGACACCAGTAGCAAAGAGGGTTCAAGTGATGAGGAAGACAAAAACACTCCTAAG CCCGAGGATGGCGAGAAGACGGTGGGCGCCGAGACTGCCTTGAAGACACCTGCCTCTGACGATACTAGTAACAAGGAGGGTACAAGTGATCAGGAAGACAAAAACACTCCTAAG CCTGAGGTTGGCACGAAGAGGGCGGCCGAAACCGCCTTGGAGACGCCTGCTCCTGACAAGAAGGCAAAGATTGAAACACCATCTGGCCAGGACACAG ATGACAAGAAGATTGTCCATGTGGCAACTCCCCATCCAGCAAAGCAGGCCGACAAGGCGCCTGGGAACAGCAAGCAACATCTCAAGTCCAAATATGTCGGCGGCGCCCACGCCTGCAAGTCGTGCAGCAG GACATTCGGCAGTGCTTCGGCGCTCCAATCCCATGAGAAGGCGAAGCACGCTTGA
- the LOC100682463 gene encoding uncharacterized protein has product MAMASIVVQVSALLLNLIAFGLAVAAEQRRSKATVTPDLAKEYDYCVYDSDVATGYGVGALLLLTAAQVVVMLASRCFCCGRGLKPGGSRACALMLFLFSWLTFLVAAACLLAGSVRNAYHTRYRGIFNGDPLSCETLRKGVFAAGAAFTFFTAILSEFYYISYSKSRDAAGGAPYGGSSIGMGPYN; this is encoded by the exons atgGCAATGGCGTCCATCGTCGTGCAGGTGTCCGCCCTGCTCCTCAACCTCATCGCCTtcggcctcgccgtcgccgccgagcagCGCCGCAGCAAG GCCACGGTGACGCCGGATCTGGCCAAGGAGTACGACTACTGCGTCTACGACTCGGACGTCGCCACCGGCTACGGCGtcggcgcgctcctcctcctcaccgctgCGCAGGTCGTCGTCATGCTCGCCAGCCGGTGCTTCTGCTGCGGGCGCGGGCTCAAGCCGGGGGGCTCGCGCGCCTGCGCCCTCATGCTCTTCCTCTTCTCATG GCTGACCTTCCTCGTCGCAGCGGCGTGTTTGCTGGCAGGATCAGTCCGCAATGCATACCACACCAGGTACAGGGGGATCTTCAACGGTGACCCGCTCTCTTGCGAGACGCTGCGCAAGGGCGTCTTCGCTGCTGGTGCAGCCTTCACCTTCTTCACGGCCATCCTCAGCGAGTTCTATTACATCAGCTACTCCAAATCCCGGGATGCCGCCGGCGGCGCTCCATACGGCGGCTCCAGCATCGGCATGGGCCCTTACAATTAA